The Vigna unguiculata cultivar IT97K-499-35 chromosome 6, ASM411807v1, whole genome shotgun sequence genome contains a region encoding:
- the LOC114186726 gene encoding NADH dehydrogenase [ubiquinone] iron-sulfur protein 8-B, mitochondrial, with protein sequence MAAILARKSLLALRARQLAVSGQGLHSSQSYGLRLSAHSYSTKLEDEQREQLAKEISKDWSSVFERSINTLFLTEMVRGLMLTLKYFFETKVTINYPFEKGPLSPRFRGEHALRRYPTGEERCIACKLCEAICPAQAITIEAEEREDGSRRTTRYDIDMTKCIYCGFCQEACPVDAIVEGPNFEFATETHEELLYDKEKLLENGDRWETEIAENLRSESLYR encoded by the exons ATGGCTGCGATTTTAGCTCGGAAATCACTCCTTGCTCTTCGTGCCCGCCAATTG GCTGTAAGCGGTCAAGGGCTGCACAGCTCCCAATCCTATGGGCTTCGATTAAGTGCACACTCCTACTCTACCAAACTAG AGGATGAACAAAGGGAGCAACTTGCAAAGGAAATTTCAAAGGATTGGAGTTCTG TTTTTGAACGAAGCATCAACACTCTTTTTCTCACTGAAATGGTTCGAGGTCTAATGCTAACTCTGAAATACTTCTTTGAAACAAAAGTTACA ATCAATTATCCATTTGAGAAAGGACCTTTGAGCCCTCGTTTTCGTGGTGAACATGCTCTCCGAAGATATCCAACAGGGGAGGAACGTTGTATTGCTTGCAAACTTTGTGAAGCT atatgcCCTGCACAAGCAATCACAATTGAGGCTGAGGAGCGAGAAGATGGCAGCCGCAGGACAACGCG GTATGATATTGACATGACCAAGTGCATCTATTGTGGATTTTGTCAAGAGGCATGCCCTGTTGATGCCATTGTTGAAGGGCCAAACTTTGAATTTGCTACAGAAACTCATGAG GAGCTTTTATATGACAAAGAGAAGCTGCTTGAAAACGGTGATCGATGGGAGACTGAAATTGCGGAGAACCTGAGATCTGAAAGCCTTTACCGCTGA
- the LOC114189223 gene encoding lactosylceramide 4-alpha-galactosyltransferase — protein sequence MFHPMEQSAKLSLFPFLHLKRSMLSLLLSLPTSFFVFLLLLLLSYNAYTVFSLHLPNSSSLRSPPPKPLNLSSSAHSPLFKNPHLPLLPNSTQSLSLSIQRAKRVKKHKRGLRSVRSEPPRSPVSPFHSRLRTFFNTSCQMRFFMTWISPLKTFGERELVSVESLFKSHPEACVVIVSKSLDSCTGTRILKPFVSNGFRVIAIAPDFGYIFKNTHAELWFNRLKEGYVNPGEVSLGQNLSNLLRLALLYKFGGTYIDLDVIVLKSFSKLRNTVGAQTFDVRTGKWSRLNNAVLIFDKKHPLLLKFIEEFALTFDGNNWGHNGPYLISRVVSRVNGTPGFNFTVLPPSAFYPVDWRGIRGLFGDGIRSKWWVNKMKQIRKESFALHLWNRHSRTLKVVKGSILDSIISSCCIFCNT from the coding sequence ATGTTTCACCCAATGGAGCAAAGCGCCAAACTCTCCCTGTTCCCCTTTCTTCACCTCAAAAGATCCATGCTTTCTCTACTCCTCTCCCTACCCACTTCATTCTTCGTcttcctccttctcctcctcctctcCTACAACGCTTACACCGTCTTCTCTCTCCATCTCCCCAACTCTTCTTCTCTTCGCTCTCCTCCACCAAAGCCCCTCAATCTCTCTTCTTCCGCCCATTCACCTCTCTTCAAGAACCCCCATTTGCCTCTTCTTCCAAACTCTACTCAAAGCCTTTCCCTTTCCATTCAAAGGGCCAAAAGAGTGAAGAAGCACAAGCGTGGCCTTAGAAGTGTGCGCTCAGAACCACCTCGCTCCCCCGTTTCACCTTTTCACTCTAGACTCAGAACATTCTTCAACACTTCTTGCCAGATGAGGTTCTTCATGACTTGGATTTCTCCCTTGAAAACCTTTGGTGAGAGGGAGTTGGTCTCCGTAGAGAGCTTGTTTAAGTCTCACCCTGAAGCTTGTGTGGTCATAGTGTCAAAGTCCCTTGATTCTTGCACTGGAACTCGAATTCTGAAACCGTTTGTGAGTAATGGCTTCAGGGTCATCGCCATTGCTCCAGATTTTGGCTACATATTCAAAAACACACATGCTGAATTATGGTTTAACCGTTTGAAGGAAGGGTACGTGAATCCTGGTGAGGTCTCTTTGGGACAAAACCTCTCCAATTTGCTTAGACTTGCTCTGTTGTACAAGTTCGGAGGCACTTACATCGACTTGGATGTCATAGTCTTGAAGAGTTTCTCCAAGCTGAGAAACACCGTCGGGGCACAGACCTTCGATGTGAGAACCGGCAAGTGGAGCCGCTTGAACAATGCAGTGTTGATATTTGACAAGAAGCACCCTTTGCTTTTGAAGTTCATCGAGGAGTTTGCACTCACCTTTGATGGGAACAACTGGGGGCATAATGGTCCTTACCTGATCTCAAGGGTAGTGTCCAGGGTGAATGGGACACCGGGTTTCAATTTCACTGTGCTCCCTCCTTCTGCGTTTTATCCTGTGGATTGGAGAGGAATTAGAGGTTTGTTTGGAGACGGGATTCGTTCCAAATGGTGGGTCAATAAAATGAAGCAAATTCGCAAAGAAAGCTTTGCATTGCACCTGTGGAACAGGCATAGTAGGACACTAAAAGTAGTAAAGGGAAGCATTTTGGATAGTATCATTTCTAGTTGTTGCATCTTCTGCAACACTTAG
- the LOC114188173 gene encoding probable polyol transporter 4 — protein sequence MGLAGVQENGNGDGVSEIPLGTKTKYTKMASDPVEDDEVLQNKKHEAHKYVFACAVFASLNSVLLGYDVGVMSGAIIFIQEDLKISDVQQEVLVGILSIISLLGSLAGGKTSDAIGRKWTIGLAAVIFQTGGAVMALAPSFKVLMIGRLMAGVGIGFGVMIAPVYIAEISPAIARGSLTSFPEIFINFGILLGYISNYAFSRLPAHINWRVMLGVGLLPSLVIALALFVIPESPRWLVVQNRVEEARVVLVKITESEKEAEEKLQEILVAAGSVNAEKYESKAVWKEILCPTPPVRRMLITGCGIQCFQQITGIDTTVYYSPTIFKNAGITGNSELLAATVAVGFTKTLFILIAIFLIDKLGRKPLLYASTIGMTVSLFSLSLSLAFLSHAKIGIALAILAVCGNVASFSVGLGPICWVLSSEIFPLRLRAQASALGAVGSRVSSGAISMSFLSVSRKITVAGTFFVFGVISCCAVAFVHYCVPETRGKTLEEIELLFNDADDLQESEVEMGDVERLVQKS from the exons ATGGGGTTAGCTGGGGTCCAAGAAAACGGAAACGGAGATGGGGTATCTGAAATTCCGTTGGGGACCAAAACAAAATACACCAAGATGGCCTCTGATCCAGTTGAGGACGATGAAGTTCTGCAAAACAAGAAGCACGAGGCCCATAAATATGTCTTTGCATGTGCCGTTTTTGCCTCTCTGAATTCCGTGCTTCTTGGCTATG ATGTGGGTGTTATGAGTGGAGCAATTATATTCATTCAGGAGGATCTGAAGATATCTGATGTTCAGCAAGAAGTGCTTGTTGGGATTTTGAGCATAATATCATTGTTGGGTAGTTTAGCAGGTGGAAAAACATCTGATGCCATTGGCCGAAAATGGACAATTGGTTTGGCAGCCGTGATCTTCCAAACAGGTGGAGCTGTTATGGCTCTTGCCCCGTCCTTCAAAGTACTGATGATAGGAAGACTCATGGCTGGGGTGGGTATAGGTTTTGGTGTCATGATTGCACCTGTCTATATTGCTGAAATTTCTCCTGCCATTGCTAGGGGATCACTCACCTCTTTTCCTgagatatttataaattttggaatCCTTCTTGGCTATATATCAAACTATGCATTTTCCAGGCTTCCAGCACACATAAATTGGAGGGTAATGCTTGGCGTTGGACTTCTCCCATCGCTTGTTATTGCTCTTGCACTGTTTGTGATACCTGAATCCCCTAGATGGCTAGTGGTGCAGAATAGGGTTGAAGAAGCTAGAGTGGTGTTGGTCAAGATAACTGAGAGTGAGAAGGAGGCTGAAGAAAAGTTGCAAGAAATTCTGGTAGCTGCTGGGTCGGTTAATGCTGAGAAGTACGAATCAAAAGCCGTGTGGAAAGAAATATTGTGCCCTACTCCTCCTGTTAGAAGAATGCTTATAACTGGGTGTGGAATTCAGTGTTTCCAGCAGATAACAGGCATAGACACAACTGTGTATTATAGCCCCACAATTTTCAAGAACGCCGGGATCACTGGCAACTCTGAGCTTCTTGCTGCAACAGTTGCTGTTGGATTCACCAAAACTCTGTTCATCTTGATAGCCATATTTCTTATAGACAAATTGGGGAGAAAGCCTTTGCTTTACGCCAGCACAATTGGGATGACAGTGAGTTTGTTTAGCCTGAGTTTGTCTCTGGCTTTTCTGAGTCATGCGAAAATTGGGATTGCGTTAGCAATTCTTGCAGTTTGTGGAAATGTGGCTTCATTCTCAGTAGGACTTGGCCCCATATGCTGGGTCTTGTCAAGTGAGATATTTCCTTTGAGGCTCAGAGCTCAAGCATCAGCTCTTGGAGCAGTGGGGAGTAGGGTCAGCAGTGGTGCAATCTCCATGTCCTTCCTCTCAGTGTCTCGCAAAATCACAGTAGCAGGAACATTCTTTGTTTTTGGCGTTATTTCGTGTTGTGCCGTTGCCTTTGTTCATTATTGTGTTCCAGAGACAAGAGGAAAGACATTGGAGGAAATCGAATTACTGTTTAATGATGCAGATGATTTGCAAGAAAGTGAGGTGGAAATGGGAGATGTAGAGCGTCTGGTGCAGAAATCATGA
- the LOC114188214 gene encoding splicing factor 3B subunit 2, with the protein MAAETIPYQNGGVVANSNDSNSTTKKSRESERRRRRRKQKKNNKASEALRPNSAEDSDDAKENTDSNQVVEQVEIEYVPEKAELVEGMDEEFRKIFEKFSFADVTALEEADKKDGSEENAATNKKADSDSEEEENDNEQKDKGISNKKKKLQRRMKIAELKQICSRPDVVEVWDATASDPKLLVFLKSYRNTVPVPRHWCQKRKFLQGKRGIEKPPFQLPDFIAATGIEKIRQAYIEKEDSKKLKQKQRERMQPKMGKMDIDYQVLHDAFFKYQTKPKLTSLGDLYHEGKEFEVKLREMKPGMLSHELKEALGMPEGAPPPWLINMQRYGPPPSYPHLKIPGLNAPIPPGASFGYHPGGWGKPPVDEYGRPLYGDVFGVQQQELPNYEEEPVDKTKHWGDLEEEEEEEEEEEEEEEEMEEEELEDGIQSVDSLSSTPTGVETPDVIDLRKQQRKEPERPLYQVLEEKEEKIAPGTLLGTTHTYVVGTGAQDKSGAKRVDLLRGQKSDKVDVTLQPEELEAMENVLPAKYEEAREEEKLRSQREDFSDMVAENEKKRKRKMQEKEGKSKKKDFKF; encoded by the exons ATGGCCGCGGAAACTATTCCCTACCAGAACGGCGGCGTCGTTGCCAACTCCAACGACTCCAACTCCACGACCAAAAAATCGCGGGAGAGCGAGCGCCGTCGCCGTCGTCGGAAGcagaagaagaacaacaaagCATCTGAGGCGTTGAGGCCTAACTCTGCCGAAGACAGCGACGATGCGAAAGAAAACACTGATTCAAATCAG GTTGTTGAACAAGTTGAAATTGAGTACGTACCAGAGAAGGCTGAGTTAGTTGAAGGCATGGATGAAGAGTTTAGAAAAATCTTTGAGAAATTTAGTTTCGCTGATGTTACTGCTTTGGAG GAAGCTGATAAGAAGGATGGTTCGGAAGAAAATGCCGCTACTAATAAGAAGGCTGATTCTGAttctgaagaagaagaaaacgatAATGAGCAAAAAGATAAAGGCATCTCtaacaagaagaaaaag CTTCAACGAAGGATGAAAATTGCTGAACTAAAACAAATTTGCTCAAGGCCAGATGTTGTAGAG GTGTGGGATGCTACTGCATCGGACCCAAAGTTGCTGGTGTTCTTGAAGTCTTATAGGAACACTGTACCTGTACCCAGACATTGGTGTCAGAAGAGAAAATTTTTACAG GGTAAACGAGGTATAGAGAAACCACCGTTTCAGCTTCCCGATTTCATAGCTGCCACTGGAATTGAGAAAATTAGACAG GCTTATATTGAGAAAGAGGATAGTAAGAAGCTGAAACAAAAGCAAAGGGAGCGCATGCAACCAAAAATGGGGAAAATGGATATAGATTATCAG GTTCTTCATGACGCATTCTTTAAATACCAAACAAAGCCTAAACTGACATCTCTCGGAGACCTTTATCATGAAGGAAAAGAATTTGAG GTGAAGTTGAGGGAAATGAAACCTGGCATGTTATCTCATGAATTGAAAGAAGCTCTTGGTATGCCTGAGGGCGCCCCTCCTCCTTGGCTTATAAATATGCAG AGATATGGGCCTCCACCATCATACCCTCATTTGAAGATTCCTGGACTGAATGCTCCTATTCCCCCTGGAGCTAGCTTTGGTTATCATCCTGGTGGATGGGGCAAGCCTCCTGTTGATGAA TATGGACGTCCACTGTATGGAGATGTTTTTGGTGTTCAACAGCAAGAACTACCTAACTATGAG GAAGAGCCAGTTGATAAGACCAAACATTGGGGAGACTTggaggaggaagaggaagaagaggaggaggaggaggaagaagaagaagaaatggagGAGGAGGAACTTGAAGATGGTATTCAGTCAGTTGATAGTTTGTCAAG CACTCCCACGGGAGTGGAAACACCTGATGTTATTGACCTCCGGAAGCAACAGAGGAAGGAGCCTGAGAGGCCTCTTTATCAA GTACttgaagagaaggaagaaaaaattgCTCCTGGAACTTTGCTTGGAACCACACACAC TTATGTTGTTGGTACAGGCGCACAAGACAAGTCAGGTGCTAAAAGG GTTGATTTGCTTAGAGGTCAGAAATCAGATAAAGTGGATGTCACTTTACAGCCTGAAGAGTTGGAAGCAATGGAAAATGTTTTGCCTGCGAA GTACGAAGAAGCAAGGGAAGAGGAGAAGTTACGTAGTCAGCGTGAAGATTTCAGTGACATGGTTGCAGAG AacgaaaagaagagaaagagaaagatgcAAGAAAAGGAGGGCAAATCAAAGAAGAAGGACTTTAAGTTTTAG